The Aedes aegypti strain LVP_AGWG chromosome 3, AaegL5.0 Primary Assembly, whole genome shotgun sequence genome contains a region encoding:
- the LOC5569738 gene encoding cytochrome b-c1 complex subunit 7 has translation MSYVARKGPQVVSALGRWAYNLSGFNQYGLHRDDCLYEDDDVKEAIRRLPEKLKDERNYRITRALHLSMTKTILPKEQWTKYEEDCKYLEPYLEEVKRERDEMAKWEANK, from the exons ATGTCCTACGTTGCCAGAAAGGGACCGCAAGTCGTTT CGGCTCTTGGTCGATGGGCCTACAATCTGTCCGGATTCAACCAATACG GTCTGCACCGTGACGATTGCCTGTACGAGGACGACGACGTCAAGGAAGCGATCCGCCGTCTGCCGGAGAAGCTGAAGGATGAGCGCAACTATCGCATCACCCGGGCGTTGCACCTCTCGATGACCAAGACCATCCTGCCGAAGGAACAGTGGACCAAGTACGAGGAGGACTGCAAGTATCTGGAACCGTACCTGGAGGAGGTTAAGCGCGAGCGGGACGAGATGGCCAAGTGGGAGGCCAACAAGTAA